TGCTCAAAGATACGCCGCAAAACAGGTTCCTGCAGCTGAGGAAGATATGCAATCACCCGTACCTATACGCGAACAACGCCTACCCGTGTAAGAGAGATGATATATATAGTGTAGATGATTGCCAACGTAAATAACTGATAAATAGGCGACGATATGCTAATAGCGAGTTCGGGAAAACTGTGTATGCTAGATCTGATACTCTCGAGACTGTACGAAGTGAGTCACAGAGTGCTCATATTTAGTCAAATGACGTCAATGTTGGACATTCTCGAAGTAAGTTCAGTGAAGTTAAATAACGGGAAGCCGTAACGAAAGCAGGAGTTAACGCAAAGTGTAGATATATTTGAGTTATCGCAACTATAAGTTCCTGAGGTTGGATGGAAGCACGACGAGTGAGAAGAGGCTGGAGCGCCTGAACCTCTTCAACAAGCCAAACAGCGAATACTTTGTATTCATACTCTCGACGAAGGCAGGGTCGCTAGGTAACAAGTTAAATAGAGcacacaaatataacaCGTACAATAGAACACATATAACATAACGCCTACAATATAACAACATATAACATAACGCCTACAATAGAACACATATAACATAACGCCTACAATATAACAACATATAACAATATAACACATaacaatatacaaatacaacataacacacataacaatatacaaatacaacagATATAACAATATAACACATACAATAGAACGCATATAACAATGTATAGGAATAAATCTACAAACAGCCGACACAGTAATTATATACGATTCGGATTGGAATCCACAGAATGATCTGCAAGCACAGTCAAGAGTACACAGAATAGGacagaaaaataaagtcaTATCGCTGAGATTCATAACACCAAACACAATAGAAGAAAACATACTTAAGTCAACAGGAATTAAACTGAATCAGAatcaattaataataaagtcAGGATCGTACCAAGAATTAGGAGAAACATCAGACGATGATGAACAGCTGTAAGCAGATAGATAATGAAGTAGAAAAAGGGGGATAAATAGTAGATAATATAGTAACTGAGGTTAATGAATAATGATGTAGGAAAAGTGTATTTAACCTGAGAAACGAATACACGGAAGAGTATGGAATAAGATGTGTGGAGTTATTGAATAAGATACTGACGAGGTCAGAAGCAGATGCAGAAGCGTTCAAGTACGTGGGATACAAAAACTTCATAATTAACCCGTTCCCGCTGATAAAACATAGAGTGGTACCGCCGTTTctgttaaaaacaatatcgGCAAATAAAAGATTTCAACTCACAGGTAAGAAGAGGAGAATGAGTGTAAGATATGCAGTGTATTAGATTGTATGAGATATGATATGTAACATAGTATGTAAGATAACCAGTGATAATAGTACTATTAATAGTAGATAGTAGCAGTGacaatattaaacaacgtattatatatgtgtgatGAGCAGAGATAGTATTAAACATATCgtattatatatgtgaGATAAGCAGTGATAATAGTACTATTAATAGTAGAGTAGTAAATAGATGTAATAACATCAATGGTGACAATAAATGATGATATTGCGTAGATGGAGATAAGATGAAAATGAGTcttgataaaaatacatggGATAATCTATGTGACGACTATAACATATACGCAGCGAAGCCAACAGAACAATGTAAAATGAATTACATAACAAACATAGAAAATTCTAAAGTAAGCgtagaagataaaaataagttgaAACTGGATGTgtttaaacatataataacaaatctGTCAATAGATTACCCAGTAGAATATTTggcaaaattaaatgaagaATTAAATGCAGATGTGTTTAAATGGATATTGatagaaaatgaaaaagaaaaggaaaggGAAAAAGAACAATATGAattaaaaggaaaaataaaagaaaatgaaaatagagaagaaagtaaaaatagagaagatagtaaaaatagagaagaaagtaaaaatagagaagatagtaaaaatagagaagatagtaaaaatagagaagaaagtaaaaatagagaagatagtaaaaatagagAAGAAGTAAAACAAGATAAACAAGAAGAAATAAAGGAAATGGAAGATAACAGaagaataataataaataaagcaATAAGAGAAGAAGttacaaaaataatgaatagTAAAACATATCATGAATTCAATGATGTGCCAAATAGATCACAAATAAAAGattattatgataaaattagTAATCCAATAAGCCTGAGAGAGATACTGACAATGTCgaaggaaaataaattcaataGTATTTTGGAATTTAAAGGAAAAATGCAACTGCTAACATCAAACGCAAGAACATATAACGGCTCAGAATCAGCAATATTCCACAAGTCGTTGAACCTAACACACATAATAGCATCAAAGGTGTCGTACAGAGTAATGGTAAACCTAATAAGAGTAAACGATGAAGGTAAAGCAGcaataattgataaattattgtcaaaatattttatatgaaaGGGTAAAAAAGGTAATATAGTGTAGTAAATGTATGTATTATAGAAGAGTGGAAGATTGAAAAGAGTGGAATAAGTTTGAAAGAAAAGTGTAAGGAAATTAGTAACGTTGATAAAAAGGAGGGGTCACCTCACTAAAAGTAGAAGCAGCATCAGAAACAGAGCCACCCTAGGTATAATACTATTTGCGTCAGAATGCGATCgtattattatgtttagCTTGCCGTCATTGAAACTTATGTTTAGGTCGTCGTTGACCATGATAGTTAGCATTTTAGGGTCTTCGGCCTCGACAATGCGGCCCTTGCCAGCGACGGAATCGCGAATGTTTGCCACGTTGTCGCCACTGTCCTTAAGAAGTCGATTTATGTCACTGTTGCTGTTTTTAATGGAGGTTctgctgctgttgtttGAGTATTCGTTCAACTCGTTGATGCTGACCGCAGAGTCAGTTATGCAGTCCTCCAAAACATTTAGAACATTTCTGTCGCTGAGCTTTTTAGAATCTTTTATCCTTTTCAGCTCGTTCTTGACCACGGACATGTCCACGGAATCCTCCATGAGCTCCATAGACGATAACAGTTCCACTTCGGCGCTGCTATTAATACCAGCCATTACACctttaaacacacataaccTAGACGCTCTCTTCTGTTTATGATATTGCGGTATATGGTACACTTTTTGTGACGATTACGATTTTAATACAAGTATGCTTGGAAATTAGAAAGCAACGGGTACACACTATGCCCTGGTAAGAAAATTAGCAAATTGGGCAACAAATAGGCCAAGTGAGATACAAAACAAGCAAGTTAGACAATTTTGAAAAGTTAAGGGTTTCTTGGAGACTTTCCCCTCAAATGTACTAAGTGCCGcagataataaaaaatgaaagaaTTAACGCTTCAGGAACAATTAGAGATTTTTATGGCTTAATTTAAACAGCAATGTGGTAAACTACTGCTGCGGTTACTTTAATgttgattaaatttttcGACGAGACTCATAATGAAGTCATGGGAGACGTAGAACGTCTACATCTGAAAACCCCTAAAACTTCCTCTATTCTAAGACTTCCACCGTTAATTGTGTTATACAATAACTATGTATCATGTAATTGCTATAactatataaatgtgtggctttctaaattatatttgacCAGAACGTATGGTGGTGGTTAAAGTTAATGATACACAATCGTCAACATAcaatagaaataaaaaagaaatgTTCTAAAATGTGCACtaattaaaagaaaataatagaaaacaacgtataattattaaattgattGGTTTGTTGAGAGATTCCTAAGTAATATGGATGACCTTTGCAGGAGCATCTGCAGCCTCTTCGTTCCCGCGTTGTAGGGGTCCATAAAAGGCTTAACCATGTAGGTCGGTAGACTTTGAATTCGTTTTAAGATCCTGGTGCTCACTGCTTCAAATTTGTAATGCTTGCAGTACGGAGGAATGGGCAGGCCTGAGGCAGAGCGCTCACTTTCTTCCAAGTCTTCACCGTCGTTAAGCACCTTGGTCTTCCTGATATTGCTACCAATAATCGTTTTACTGCcactgctggtgctgggcccactgctactgctggtgctgggCCCACTGCTACTGCTATTTGAATTATCAGGAGCAGTACTGGTAATATTGGCAACACCAACAGTGACAGTAATATCGGTGGTGCCAAACATATCAGCGACACTGGCTTTATCGGCATCAGTATCACTTTTGTCAGTGGGATCTTCGTCAGTGTCAGTGTTGCGATTGGTCTTAAGCCTCTTAATTCTGCGAACAGTGCCAGTACCTCCAATGACAGCCGTACTTGTAACAGCGGTGGTAGCGCTAGTAGCGGTGGAGCTAGTGGCAGATCCGGAGGTTGTGAAAAACTTTCTTAAGTTATCGATTGTGTTTTGGTTCCTTGAGGCCTCGCCCGTGGGCAAGTTGACCCTGGTTGAGGCCTCCTCGGCCCTTGGGGGCTGCTCATCGTCGTCGTTGCCAACGTTGGCTTTCAGAATAACGTTCCTAATATAGTGGTGTTCTatttccttcttcctctgtTCTCTGACGTCCTCGGGTGCGAGCTCGAGAGTGTCAGCCCTAATCAGCTCCAAAATCGACATCCTCTTGAGTAAAATCTTCTCCCGTAACTCCGAGTTGCTTTCCCTCTTTATATTTGAGCATATTTCAAATATCTTCCTCTTAAGAGTTCTACTATTTCCCGAGTACTCGTCGTAGCACAAATCGCATATTTTGTCACTTATATTCCTTACATAGGCCTTGGATTTCTCGTCATCCATATGGGTCAATTTTGCGATAAAATCAGGGTTTAATCTGCTATATTTGCTCCCGTTAGAGTCCAAATCAGGCTTGAGCTCTAAAAACGACTTTAACAGAGCCTCCTGTATCTTGGATCCGTACACTTTCCGAAGTTTAACCTTTTCATACTCACTATAGTCTGAATACTTCGGATAAGTGATAACTCCATCATCAGTAAATTCTATTTTCAATCCCCTAGTCCTCATAGTCAATAACTAGTTACTTTTCAATCAGatgtatatgtaatataaattgcAATAATTTGTGTAATAGAGAGGTTgcaaaaataatatacacagttTAATAGATacttatttacatatatacgAGTTAAATCGGATCTACAAAAtagattaatattaaaatagttatgGAATCTTGCgaaatattaatattctAATCCATAAATTAACAGAAGCAAAACAGGAAAGAATTATTAAgttacataaatttaaaaaaatcaaatgaaataaatattaatcaacaataatattaaactcaaagttgttttaaataaataaaaggtaCAAATCGAAGAAATCAATAAAAGATTAGTTGGGTATTCCCATAATGTAATAGCCatgataatttttaataaaattagtcACTTTTAATCGTTATAAGTTGTATCAGATGAAATTAACTGTTAGtagtatacacattaacaaaGATTCCAAAAGATCAATTTATAGAAATTTCTTTTGTTACCataaattttcaaatagCACATCTACAGGGTAAAAACACAGGAAATACCCAGTAGAGTAGGTAAAATAGGCTgtcaaattaaatgtagttttttAAGTTGAAAAAGGTAAACTAAAAAGAATAATGTAGCTCTCGACCGAAAAGGATATCATATTAGTAGAAAactatattaatataaaactaATGGAGAAGGAACTGAGCAAATAAAACGCttataatgtaaaatataaaaagatGAGTTGGTTTAAGATTCCATGGCACGTGAACGGATCTAGTCCAAGGAAAGTATTGAAGCTGATGGCAATGCCACTTTGCACTTCACTGCTTAACAGCTGCATATCGTTGAACGTATTAATCTACGTACTGGTGAATTTCACGAAATTCACATACCCGTCGTTTGTTTTAAGTTATATTTCTGGTGTATCTTCTTCAGTGTCCTTTATATTAACAGTGCTATCAGTGATTTACGGaacttatattttcttAATGTCGTCAATGCTATTACAACTAATCCTGACAAGCTCACTGGTAAGTTCAAGGTTAACATAACAAAATAGAATTAGGGAATAGTATTTAACATAACCACAACCACGGAATAATAGACAGATTATTGGAAGTAGTTAGTAGTTAAACTGCAAAATTATGGTAAAACTATAATCTGCTATTATTTCTTTGAATAATATAGGCCATTaaggttaaaaattaacacaaTATTGTAGTTTGGAATCCTCATAAATTTCTGGCGTATAACTGATTTGAGTGAAAACATTGATATAATGGTGTTTTATGTGATAAGATATATACTCACACTGGTTTTCCTGGCCCTACTATTCTTAGAATATAGATTTTTACTAGTGTCAATTGCATTAGGTAGGGCAATGTATAAAAAGGGAGTATCATGGGATCTTGACGATGTGGAAGCTGTCCAGGATCAATTTAAAGCATTCAGGGTAgaagtaaattaatatcattaaaACTATAATACATGTTTACACCTTTAGGTTAGCAGAGTAGGATGGTAGGCAGAACAGAGAATGCACAAGTCTTCCttagaaaataatagaaagGGTTAATAGATAATATATAGACACTATAAacttgttaaaataataaacagttTGAATTATCACTAGAAATTGGttagtaacagtaatatTAGTGGAATCTTATGTAGCATATAGAAGGATGAAAATAACCCATGAAAAAGGTAATTTAAGACCATTAAAAGGATAATAATAGTAGGAAATGATGTTAAAActgtattatattaattatatttaaatgtgtaagtaaaaaCATTGAAATCTCTAATAAAGTGAGCTAGTTTACACCACATTGGATTCAACAcacaaaaattattttattaataaaaggATAAGAATATCTATACAGGAAGaactaaaatttttaaaactatattAAAGATTAATGAATTTTGAGAGTTAGTGTGTACTAGATTAAATGATGAAACTCAGACGAGCCACTTAATAAGGCTAAGGACTCCTTCGGCGTAATAACCTCCAGCGCCAATGGAGCCGGCTCCAATTGCAGTGGTTGCAACACCACCTGCAATTTTAACCGTTTTAGTAGTACTCTCGTCGTCATATTCATCACTATCTTCATCCATTTGTTGGTAACCTATCTGTGAATCAGCTGATAGAGGTTTTAGATCGGAACTAGATCGGGAAGGAAGATCTGGAGATCTATTTTGAACTTGATAATAAGTGTTTTGATCAACCCTTTCTTCCGAGGGTCCCTCATGTGTAAGTGCGTTTTGTGAGCTAGTTCCCATCTCTCCTCTGTGATCAGTTTGTCCTCCATGtgaatgtgtaactatTGATCCGGGCCCTGATCTAGAGGGAGTCGGTGGTAATGATGTCAAAAGTGGACCCGTATCCTGACCCTTTTGAGCGCTATATTGACCATTTTGAGGCGGAGATAAACCGGGTTGTGAATCCTTTTGAGCTGGAGATTTTGGAGACTTGGCTTTATACTCATGTCCTTGGCCAGTTGAAACAGATGACCCTGACTCAGTATGGCCAGACGTTCTCGAATTAGTTGTGGCAGATTGTCTTGATTGAGTTAATGTAGATCTCGAAAAAGATGTGGCTCGTGAAGAACTTGGAGAAGCTTTGAGTGGCGCACCCTTGGCACCCGCACCCAAATCGGTTGAACCGCCCAGCCCATGTCCAGTggcactactactactacctTCTATAACCTTTGCTTCTTTTGCAATTTCAGTCAACTTTCTTTCCAATTGTTCCGTATTACTAGTATTTATAGTTTCACTGGCCCCAAAGCTTCCctttttatcttttcttttaaaatatgtttttgtACCACTAATACCACCACTACCATCACCCTTATCAAACTCGACCAAAAGCGCCTTGTTGTCttttaaagtataaaaaacacTAATGGACTGGTATTTGTTACTACCactagtaacagtagtaaaaATACTTCTACTGGTTAATACTTTTTCATCGATTTTCGTATTAACTCCAAGAGTAAACAACTTGCTATTATACACGTTCCAAGGTCCAACGGAGCTACCACCTGGTCCATCATCTGTATTAGCTGTCATAACAACCTTTATAAACGTTCCTCGGCCAATATTATGTGACCTTGttgaaatatttttatttttagaacGATTATCGCCCTTTTCAAATGTTATTAAAGGTTTTAACTTTTCTCTTTCCTGCTGTAATTTACCTTGCAAATCTGAGCCCTTACCACTTATAGCGTCCGTATCccttattgtttttttaacatCAGTGGACCAGGTTTTTACTCCTTGTAAATTTGTGACCAAATcataatatgtatacacatataattcACTTTTTCCTGTAAAAGTGAACGTAATCAAAACAAggtttttaaaattaccaGTACTTTTATAATACGAAGTAACATTCGATAAACTAGCACGTCCTGACCCTAACTTAGTCATAATAAACATACTATTATTTCCGTAAGTAACGTAAAAATCTTGAACGCTAACACGACTATCAACAGTGTGTTCATATTTGTCATATCCTGTAAGACCCGTAAGAACACCAGTATTTGTTACTTTTGTTACTGtaacttgtttatttctatCTTTGAAATATCTTGACTCAGGGTATGCGGATCTACCTTCTCCACCAACCGGCTGTTCATCGAGCCTTATGacaagtttattttttctatttaaTCTACGTTCGCGAGTTCCTAGAACCTCTAACAGCCCGTTTATTAAGTCCTTTTCCATAATCGCATTTTCAGTATCTACATCACCGATGAATTCTCTACCTTTTAAATAAGTCCAGGTGTAGTAACATTTACTACCTTCACCACTAATACTTTTACACCCTTTACTAGAATATCTCCCAAGATCCAGTTCTCTCTCTCTCCAATTTCGGCTTATGAAGCCAACAATCAAAGGTTCCTTACTACTGGGATCATCATCAGCCCAAAAATAAACTTCCACGTCATGAACCTTTGATTTAGGCTCCTtgtaagtaaatttattaatactaCCTGAATGTCCATACACGGTGATATAATATTCTGATGGTTCATAAACGCTACTTCTATATGGATACTTAAtggtatgtgtatacttcGTGAAAGCCTTGCTCAACTTGTCCCAGGGTTTCTCTTGAGCTATTTGGACAGGAACCAGCGCATCTCCAATTGTGTAAGAACCTCCTGTcctgtaaatatatatttgtatatctTTTCGTTTTCCGCTAAGTTTACCATCATGTTTTGAGAGATTTTCATTTTCGTGACTATCAACGCGCTTTTcaaatgttattaattGATCTAATTTTTTGCTTTCatgtattaatatatttgttatgtCCTTATCTTTATAATCCTTTAattttgatatatttttaacgGGATCCGTTTTATTTAGATCAGTTAAAAAATCACTAAAcgtatataatttacctCCCttttgaaatttaaaataaattaaaaacaatttgTCGTTATGCTTATAATAGGCATCGATAAATTGAAGTTTTCCGAGAGCATGATTCCCGaacatatataaactaTTATTGTCAAAACTAATGTAAAATGCTTCCACATTATTTCGCCTATCTATAGAGTGTTTATATTTCACAAAGTCATCAAGTTGTGATACTTTTTCTTTTGTAACAGTAATCCTTTCTGTATTGTGACCAGATTTAGGATATAGAAAAGGTTTGGCATTTTTTGGTTTTTCACCTAATctaataacaaatttattataacttTCAGAAACGTGTAGACCTCGTTCTTCAATTAATCTGGTTAATAAATCATCTTTTCCAATCCAACGACGATTATTAATAGTACCGGTGGaacttccttttcctcttaaaaaatagtaagTGTAATAATAACTAGTGCCTCCAACTTCATTGAATCCAACAATCAAGggataatttttatatacatcATTCGATTGGAAAAATATGTCAACGgatataatttgtttttcaggttcataaagataaaaaaattttCTATAAAACCATGCATTAGGATTGTCCAAACATAAAGTATAGTCTTTTGCATTATAAGTACGTTGttcatatttaattatatgtgtatatctattaaattttttgcttaatttatcatatgGTTCGTCTATATCAACCTTGTTAGATAATGGATGTTTTACTTCAACtacataaaaatttgtTCGATTAGTTTGTATATGAATATTGTAAACCATTCATTAAATTAGAAGTACTTTAATTGATAGACTAAGTACacaatgaaataaaaaaatctagaggaattaaaaattatattacttGATTTAGgacaaaattaaataatcattttattaaaataaactaatatacaaatgaaATTAGCTTAAAAGGCTAATCAAAATGAAAATAGATTAGAAACCAATTCAACAGGTACAACATCCAGAATGTCAACCCACAAGgattaataatatacataatgctatgaatatatttacctaatttatcatttaattaTGATATTGATGATTAATCtatttgtgttaataaataaaaattgtgtaaatCAGAGTTTCCATTTACTATATACCATTTGCTGAGAATATTGTCACCGATATTCCATCATTCAAACTCTATTCAAGAAAAATCcaacaattattttacatattcaTACATAGATGATACCGATTCCTTATTTAGTTTGCTTTTACCTTTAGATAGATACTGTCATTGGTCGATATACTTATTTTGCCcctaattattttaactaaatTGGTTACTTAACcctaattattaatttacatatcGACAAATTcgtttttgtacaatatatatggGTGTAATTTAGAACCCGTAGATAAATTTATGATTATTTTTGCGATGTGTTTGGttttatgtaattttttGATATTCTGTTTActttcatttatatattaatcatGTTTTTATGCTATTGTATTCGTTGTTATATTGCCACTATATGgatgttaatatttacaaaaattcAGTCAAATAGTCCCTAGAAACCCTCAAATTATCACCCTTAAATATCAGTACTCTGACCCATAATTATACAAACCCTTTTGAACCCTCGATCAACATAGCACATAGACTGCCAATACTGTACAGACTTGACAGGTGTATGTTCTTGCCCTATTGAGGAGCCTATTAAGGAATAAATGTAGGTGTGTATCAAAGTCAGTTAGCCCggatttaatgtaaattttgAATGATATTCACTGTAGTACTAACCGCAAAATTTACAGTTTTTGCCCGTTTATTTCACTAAATAGTGCCATTTTCAATTAGGGTTAATTGAACTAATGGATAATAATATAGCTATTAATATTAGagttatatttaatctATAAGCACCTAAAATACATCAGGCAAAACATACTATTCGCGGTATTCGGTTTGTATTCATCCTAAATCAGAGTTTAGGGTATTAGGTGGCCTGTTTTGTCATCAAATAATTAGAGATCAAGGGTTTTTAAGGTAACAATTGTGTTTAGGGTTaactatattttttatatatttttatacctATTTATTCTAATATGACGATTAAAATACCTGAATAATCTACAAAGATAAAgcaaaatttttatttagatatattttaaatacaatacAATTTagtttgtaaaaatatagataccaaaatattattttcacgAACTAGTTATCATAGTTTTTGAACAAAACATTATTAGTGTAAGTGATCAGACGAGCCATTGCATAAGGCTAATGACTCCATTGGCGTAATAACCTCCAGCGCCAATGGAGCCGGCTCCAATTGCAGTGGTTGCAACACCACCgacaattttaatgtttgtAGCGGTCTGGTCATCGTCTTTTTGTTTATCATGAGTTTGTTTTTCTGATAGAGGTTTTAGAGGGGAACTAGAACGAGTAAGCGACTGATCGATGAGTCTATTTTCAACCGAACTATGGGTTTCTTGATCAACCCTTAGTCCAGGGGGTTCCTCATattgtgtatgtgtgtcATGTGATCTAGTTCCCTTCTCTCCTCTGAGATCAGTATGTCCTCCATGTGAAGGTGCAGCAGTTTGTACATGTGCTCTAGGGGGAGTCGCTGGTGGTGAAGGAGGTGCAGGCAAATCCTGAGCCTTTTGAGTCGGAAGCTGTGGAGACTTGGCTTTAGCCTCATGTCCTTGGCCAGTTGAAACAGATGACCCTGACTCAGTATGGCCAGACGTTCTCAAATCATTTGTGCCGGATTGTCTTGATTGAGTTAATGTAGATGTCGAAGAAGATGTGGCTCGTGAAGGACTTGGAGAAGCCTTGCGAGCCGAAGCCTCTTCAGGAGCATGGGCCTTTTCATATTTAGACTCAACTGGAACTTCCAGACGTTGAACTGAACCTGGTTCGGGAGGAGTTTCCTTAGCTGGTTGTATAGTAGGTCGAGGAGCAGGACGAGGCCTAGGACGAGGACGTTGGACCCTAGTAAGTTGACTACTCGAACCACCACGACCATCAGATGATCTGGGTAATGCACCAGGTGGAGGTTTACTGGAATAACTACCATCTCTTCCTGACACGACATCAGGTTTTATAGTTGGCTGAATCTTtagattttttatttgaaaaaaagCCTGATTACGAAGTCTATAAAACCTCTCGGTGATAGGTGGAGTTGAACCTATTTTCCTCAGTACTTCGTCAATCTCGTCGCTCACAGGCAACTTTATCCAGTTTTCTTCCTCATAACTATTCTTAGagtaataagtaaattggGCACTTCCACCTACAAACTCCTCGACAACGATTAAGAAAGGTGTTGTGTCTTCAAGGCCGTCCTTAT
The sequence above is a segment of the Theileria orientalis strain Shintoku DNA, chromosome 3, complete genome genome. Coding sequences within it:
- a CDS encoding uncharacterized protein (transcription elongation factor S-II, central region domain containing protein), which gives rise to MRTRGLKIEFTDDGVITYPKYSDYSEYEKVKLRKVYGSKIQEALLKSFLELKPDLDSNGSKYSRLNPDFIAKLTHMDDEKSKAYVRNISDKICDLCYDEYSGNSRTLKRKIFEICSNIKRESNSELREKILLKRMSILELIRADTLELAPEDVREQRKKEIEHHYIRNVILKANVGNDDDEQPPRAEEASTRVNLPTGEASRNQNTIDNLRKFFTTSGSATSSTATSATTAVTSTAVIGGTGTVRRIKRLKTNRNTDTDEDPTDKSDTDADKASVADMFGTTDITVTVGVANITSTAPDNSNSSSSGPSTSSSSGPSTSSGSKTIIGSNIRKTKVLNDGEDLEESERSASGLPIPPYCKHYKFEAVSTRILKRIQSLPTYMVKPFMDPYNAGTKRLQMLLQRSSILLRNLSTNQSI